From Chelatococcus sp. YT9, a single genomic window includes:
- the lptG gene encoding LPS export ABC transporter permease LptG: MFIGVTLGRYLSLRFLKTILAVFATVFLLVYTLDFVELMRRAGDAQGASTGLMVMLALLRTPAVVEQVMPFAVLFGSMVTLLNLSRRLELVIARAAGISAWQFLQPGVLVALLLGVGVITLYNPLSAMLKQKAGVIEARIFARSSAAATGQYIWVRQRSVDGQAIIRADAANNDSATLVNVTFFLFDQRGEFTERVEAREADLHSGYWELKDARVTSGTSEPENHTTYLIATNLEPSQVRESFLPAGSVPFWRLPAVIERTERAGLDSTPYRLQFDSLLARPLLFVAMVMVAASVSLRFFRFGGVARMVLSGVIAGFMLYVATELMEDLGASGLVSPMVAAWFAAVVGSLLGTLALLYQEDG, from the coding sequence ATGTTCATCGGCGTAACGCTTGGACGATACCTTTCCCTTCGTTTCCTCAAGACCATTCTGGCGGTGTTCGCGACCGTCTTCCTGCTCGTTTATACCCTGGATTTCGTGGAATTGATGCGGCGGGCCGGCGATGCTCAGGGTGCGAGCACCGGCCTCATGGTGATGCTGGCGCTTCTGCGCACGCCAGCGGTCGTCGAGCAGGTCATGCCCTTCGCCGTCCTGTTCGGCAGCATGGTGACGCTGCTGAACCTGAGCCGCAGACTGGAGCTGGTCATTGCCCGCGCCGCCGGCATCTCGGCCTGGCAGTTCCTTCAGCCCGGCGTGCTCGTCGCCCTGCTTCTCGGGGTGGGTGTGATCACGCTCTACAATCCGCTTTCAGCGATGCTGAAGCAAAAGGCGGGCGTGATCGAGGCTCGCATCTTCGCTCGCAGCAGCGCGGCAGCCACTGGTCAGTATATCTGGGTACGCCAGCGCAGCGTCGATGGCCAGGCAATCATCCGGGCAGATGCCGCTAACAATGACTCCGCTACGCTCGTCAACGTCACGTTCTTTCTCTTCGATCAGCGCGGTGAATTCACAGAGCGTGTGGAGGCGCGCGAGGCTGATTTGCATAGTGGTTACTGGGAGCTTAAAGACGCTCGCGTTACATCCGGAACGAGTGAACCCGAGAACCACACAACCTACCTGATCGCCACGAACCTGGAACCGTCTCAGGTGCGGGAATCCTTTCTGCCCGCGGGTTCCGTGCCATTTTGGCGACTCCCGGCCGTTATCGAGCGAACCGAGCGCGCCGGCTTGGATTCAACGCCATATCGTCTGCAATTCGACTCTCTGCTAGCCAGACCTTTACTGTTCGTTGCCATGGTGATGGTTGCCGCGTCCGTTTCATTAAGATTCTTCCGATTTGGTGGTGTAGCACGCATGGTTCTGAGTGGCGTCATTGCCGGGTTCATGCTTTATGTCGCTACGGAACTCATGGAGGACCTCGGGGCATCCGGGCTCGTTAGCCCAATGGTAGCGGCCTGGTTTGCGGCCGTTGTCGGGAGTCTGCTCGGCACGCTCGCGCTTCTTTATCAAGAGGACGGGTGA
- the lptF gene encoding LPS export ABC transporter permease LptF — translation MGLIDRYILRNVVGAFLACLSALTLVIWITQILKELDLVTGKGQTIGIFLVVTLLSLPALITIIAPAALFIATLYALNRLNGDSELIVMSAAGIPPSRLLRPFATFTLVVTLAVGVMTVYLMPQSFNSLRDLVTKIRADFVANIVKEGQFTTLDTGITFHYREKSGDALLGIFLQDQRDRNKVVVYIAERGQAVDVKGQSYLLLETGSVQRQEPGSRDSAIVTFERYAIDLSVFAQEGADVIYKPRERSTWALMSPDPNEPYFKLQEGRFRAELHDRFSAPLYCIAFMLIAFAALGEARTTRQGRGAAILAAIIGVLLVRVAGFAASSAAVRSPAALLGVYGAPLAGCLISLVFIFYGHRLGRMTSALFRKRDTRSIGSVATAGSA, via the coding sequence GGTCACAGGCAAGGGGCAGACCATCGGCATCTTTCTGGTCGTCACCCTGCTCTCGCTGCCGGCCCTCATCACCATCATCGCGCCGGCCGCGCTGTTCATTGCAACGCTCTACGCCCTCAATCGCCTGAACGGGGATTCCGAACTCATCGTGATGAGCGCCGCCGGAATTCCACCGAGCCGGCTGCTTCGCCCCTTCGCAACATTTACCTTGGTCGTGACACTGGCGGTGGGCGTCATGACGGTCTACCTCATGCCGCAGAGCTTCAATTCGCTGCGTGACCTCGTAACCAAGATCCGCGCCGATTTCGTTGCCAATATCGTCAAGGAAGGCCAGTTCACCACCCTCGATACCGGGATCACATTTCACTACCGCGAGAAATCGGGTGACGCTCTCCTCGGTATTTTCCTGCAGGACCAGCGTGATCGCAACAAGGTGGTCGTCTATATCGCGGAACGTGGGCAAGCCGTGGACGTGAAAGGCCAGAGCTATCTTCTGCTCGAAACTGGGTCCGTCCAGCGGCAGGAACCTGGCAGCAGGGATTCGGCAATCGTCACTTTCGAGCGGTATGCGATCGATCTTTCCGTCTTCGCTCAGGAAGGGGCCGATGTCATTTACAAGCCGCGCGAGCGTTCGACCTGGGCCTTGATGAGTCCGGATCCAAACGAGCCCTATTTCAAGCTCCAAGAGGGACGTTTCCGCGCGGAGCTGCACGACCGCTTCTCTGCCCCGCTCTACTGCATTGCTTTCATGCTGATCGCTTTTGCCGCACTCGGTGAAGCACGCACCACCCGGCAAGGGCGCGGCGCCGCCATCCTGGCCGCCATCATTGGCGTTCTGCTTGTGCGCGTAGCGGGTTTTGCCGCTTCGAGTGCTGCGGTCAGGTCGCCCGCCGCGCTGCTAGGCGTCTATGGCGCGCCCTTGGCCGGCTGCCTGATCTCGCTTGTCTTCATCTTCTATGGGCATCGCCTTGGCCGAATGACGTCTGCGCTCTTCCGCAAGCGCGACACCCGTTCAATCGGATCCGTCGCGACGGCGGGGTCGGCCTGA